A part of Melittangium boletus DSM 14713 genomic DNA contains:
- a CDS encoding sugar ABC transporter substrate-binding protein has product MFLTPACKDNKETAGGGSAAANKPAGAKIALLLPESKTSRYESHDRPHFERKVKELCPECQVIYSNADQDASKQQNQAEAALTNGAQVLVLDPVDAASASGIVARARQSKVLVISYDRLIAQADVDYYISFDNEQVGKLQGQALADKLKADGKADGTIVVINGSPTDSNAAMFKAGAHSVLDGSGAKIGAEYDTPDWSPDKAQQQMEQAITQLGKDKIAGVYAANDGTAGGAIAAMKAAGMTPLPPVTGQDAELAGIQRIVAGEQYMTVYKAIKAEAEAAAELAVTLARGGQPPAAKVNGKVNNGMKDVPAVLLTPVAVTKDNLKSTVMADGFWTAAQICEGSFKDACAQAQLQ; this is encoded by the coding sequence ATGTTCCTGACCCCGGCCTGCAAGGACAACAAGGAGACGGCGGGTGGTGGCTCCGCCGCGGCGAACAAGCCGGCGGGCGCGAAGATCGCCTTGCTCCTGCCCGAGTCCAAGACGTCGCGCTATGAGTCGCACGACCGTCCCCACTTCGAGCGCAAGGTGAAGGAGCTCTGCCCGGAGTGTCAGGTCATCTATAGCAACGCGGACCAGGACGCCTCCAAGCAGCAGAACCAGGCCGAGGCGGCGCTCACCAACGGCGCCCAGGTGCTGGTGCTCGATCCCGTGGACGCGGCGTCCGCGTCGGGCATCGTGGCGCGCGCGCGTCAGTCCAAGGTGCTGGTCATCAGCTATGACCGCCTCATCGCCCAGGCGGACGTGGACTACTACATCTCCTTCGACAACGAGCAGGTGGGCAAGCTGCAGGGCCAGGCGCTCGCGGACAAGCTCAAGGCGGACGGCAAGGCGGACGGCACCATCGTGGTGATCAACGGCTCGCCCACCGACAGCAACGCGGCCATGTTCAAGGCGGGCGCGCACAGCGTGCTGGATGGCAGCGGCGCGAAGATCGGCGCCGAGTACGACACGCCGGACTGGAGCCCGGACAAGGCGCAGCAGCAGATGGAGCAGGCCATCACCCAGCTGGGCAAGGACAAGATCGCGGGCGTGTACGCGGCCAACGACGGCACCGCGGGTGGCGCCATCGCCGCGATGAAGGCCGCGGGCATGACGCCCCTGCCCCCCGTCACCGGTCAGGACGCGGAGCTCGCCGGCATCCAGCGCATCGTCGCCGGGGAGCAGTACATGACGGTGTACAAGGCCATCAAGGCGGAGGCCGAGGCGGCCGCGGAGCTCGCCGTGACGCTCGCGCGCGGTGGCCAGCCCCCGGCGGCCAAGGTCAACGGCAAGGTGAACAACGGCATGAAGGACGTGCCCGCCGTGCTGCTGACCCCCGTGGCGGTGACCAAGGACAACCTCAAGAGCACCGTGATGGCGGACGGCTTCTGGACGGCCGCGCAGATCTGCGAAGGCTCCTTCAAGGACGCCTGCGCCCAGGCGCAGCTGCAGTAA
- a CDS encoding ATP-binding cassette domain-containing protein yields MTATALLALRNISKRFGAVQALSQVDFEVHPGEVVALVGDNGAGKSTLVKIISGSIAIDEGDILFEGKPVTLGAPKRASALGIATVYQDLALCDNLDVVGNLYLGHEERSGLLGKTVGWLDEVAMEQQASSLLKKLAVSIPSVRTQVAALSGGQRQTIAVARAMMGSPKVVLLDEPTAALGVAQTRQVLDLIRRLREQGLGVVVISHNMMDVFSVADRIIVMRLGKRVATFDVKSVKEVDVVAAITGAKPAQVANTLKMDEAS; encoded by the coding sequence ATGACCGCGACCGCGCTGTTGGCGCTCCGCAACATCTCCAAGCGATTCGGGGCCGTCCAGGCCCTCAGCCAGGTGGACTTCGAAGTCCACCCGGGTGAGGTGGTGGCCCTGGTGGGAGACAACGGGGCAGGTAAATCGACCCTTGTCAAAATCATCTCGGGCAGCATCGCCATCGACGAGGGAGACATCCTCTTCGAGGGCAAGCCCGTCACGCTGGGAGCGCCCAAGCGCGCGTCGGCGCTCGGAATCGCCACCGTCTATCAGGACCTCGCCCTGTGCGATAACCTGGACGTGGTGGGCAACCTGTACCTCGGGCACGAGGAGCGCTCGGGGCTGTTGGGCAAGACGGTGGGCTGGCTGGACGAGGTGGCGATGGAGCAACAGGCCTCCTCGCTGCTCAAGAAGCTCGCCGTGAGCATCCCCAGCGTGCGCACGCAGGTGGCGGCGCTGTCCGGCGGCCAGCGGCAGACCATCGCGGTGGCGCGCGCGATGATGGGCTCGCCCAAGGTGGTGCTCCTGGACGAGCCCACCGCGGCGCTCGGCGTGGCGCAGACGCGCCAGGTGCTCGACCTCATCCGGCGGCTGCGTGAGCAGGGCCTGGGCGTGGTCGTCATCAGCCACAACATGATGGACGTGTTCTCGGTGGCCGACCGCATCATCGTGATGCGGCTGGGCAAGCGCGTGGCGACCTTCGACGTGAAGTCGGTGAAGGAAGTCGATGTCGTGGCCGCCATCACCGGCGCCAAGCCCGCGCAGGTCGCCAACACCTTGAAGATGGATGAGGCCTCATGA
- a CDS encoding 2'-5' RNA ligase family protein: MTQPLILTLRLDAETFARFDGLRRAHFPARLNHLSAHLTLFHHLPGEERERIEADLRAMVPTVPLSLQVTGLRSLGRGVAFEIVSAGLSSLRASLARRWASWLTPQDRQGFRPHVTVQNKTTSEEARALRAFLTAGFTPFSARGEGLLLWRYQGGPWALEAEISFAPALTATRGETGGLGG, translated from the coding sequence GTGACGCAGCCTCTCATCCTGACCTTGCGGCTCGACGCGGAGACGTTCGCCCGCTTCGATGGGTTGCGCCGGGCGCACTTCCCGGCGCGGCTCAACCACCTGTCCGCGCACCTGACGCTGTTCCACCACCTACCCGGAGAGGAGCGGGAGCGGATCGAGGCGGACCTGCGCGCCATGGTCCCCACGGTGCCCCTCTCCCTGCAGGTGACGGGGCTGCGCTCGCTAGGGCGGGGGGTGGCGTTCGAGATCGTCTCCGCTGGCCTGTCCTCCCTGCGAGCGAGCCTGGCCCGGCGCTGGGCGTCCTGGCTGACGCCCCAGGATCGGCAGGGCTTCCGCCCCCACGTGACGGTGCAGAACAAGACGACCTCCGAGGAGGCGCGTGCCCTGCGCGCGTTCCTGACCGCGGGATTCACTCCCTTCTCCGCGCGGGGCGAGGGTCTTCTCTTGTGGCGCTACCAGGGAGGCCCCTGGGCCCTGGAGGCGGAAATCTCCTTCGCGCCCGCGCTCACGGCGAC